One genomic segment of Mastomys coucha isolate ucsf_1 unplaced genomic scaffold, UCSF_Mcou_1 pScaffold22, whole genome shotgun sequence includes these proteins:
- the Znf276 gene encoding zinc finger protein 276 isoform X4 — protein sequence MGSFPHGASEASLTECLGRPQRDCPQGSVSSLGTSSVCWVLLCTRTQPCLSLSARTATPNSISAIAFSGPSYRESMSPQLASGSLVQTELITSSPRCLHGLVGWVHEHAVSCGSLPSLQRTLSSEYCGIIQAVWGCDQGHDFTMDTDSSCRALFLDNALAVKWAWGKEISPQLAQNSESNPTGAASQLCQARETQVGSETKTLPSVDVALLHSHGDSVGPGLGPCTQPNLAPSEAPGQLGETQVPSSTSDDRVKDEFSDLSEGDFLSEDENDKKQTPQSSDESFEPYPEKKVSGKKSEGKEAKRPEEPKIRKKPGPKPGWKKKLRCEREELPTIYKCPYQGCTAVYRGADGMKKHIKEHHEEVRERPCPHPGCNKVFMIDRYLQRHVKLIHTEVRNYICDECGQTFKQRKHLLVHQMRHSGAKPLQCEVCGFQCRQRASLKYHMTKHKAETELDFACDQCGRRFEKAHNLNVHMSMVHPLTQTQDKALPLEAEPPPGPRSLSGTMEGQAVKPEPT from the exons ATGGGAAGTTTTCCTCACGGAGCCTCCGAAGCATCTCTGACAGAGTGCCTGGGGAGACCTCAGAGAGACTGTCCCCAGGGGAGCGTGTCTTCATTAGGGACTTCCAGCGTCTGCTGGGTGTTGCTGTGCACCAGGACCCAGCCCTGCCTCAGTTTGTCTGCAAGAACTGCTACACCCAATTCTATCAGTGCCATAGCCTTCTCAGGTCCTTCTTACAGAGAGTCAATGTCTCCCCAGCTGGCCAGCGGAAGCCTTGTACAAA CTGAACTGATCACCTCCAGCCCTCGATGTCTGCACGGCTTGGTGGGCTGGGTGCATGAGCATGCAGTCAGCTGTGGGTCGCTACCCAGCCTCCAGAGGACACTATCCTCTGAGTACTGTGGCATCATCCAGGCTGTGTGGGGCTGCGACCAGGGCCACGACTTCACCATGGACACAGACTCCAGCTGCAGGGCTCTCTTTCTGGACAATGCGTTAGCAGTGAAATGGGCTTGGGGCAAGGAGATATCACCacagctggcccagaactcagagtCAAACCCCACAGGAGCTGCCTCTCAGCTCTGCCAGGCCAGAGAAACCCAAGTTGGATCTGAGACCAAGACACTGCCCAGTGTGGATGTGGCCCTGCTGCACTCACATGGAGACTCTGTGGGACCTGGGCTAGGCCCCTGTACACAGCCAAACTTGGCTCCCAGTGAGGCCCCAG GGCAACTGGGTGAGACGCAGGTTCCATCGTCAACCTCGGATGATCGGGTAAAAGACGAGTTCAGTGACCTTTCTGAGGG AGATTTCCTGAGCGAAGATGAGAATGATAAGAAACAAACCCCACAGTCCTCGGATGAGTCCTTTGAGCCTTACCCAGAAAAGAA GGTCTCTGGTAAGAAGAGTGAAGGCAAAGAAGCCAAGAGGCCTGAAGAGCCCAAAATCAGAAAGAAGCCTGGGCCCAAGCCTGGATGGAAGAAAAAGCTCCGCTGTGAGAG GGAGGAGCTACCCACCATCTACAAGTGTCCTTACCAGGGCTGCACAGCTGTATACCGTGGGGCTGACGGCATGAAG AAGCACATCAAGGAGCACCATGAGGAGGTCCGGGAAAGGCCCTGCCCACACCCTGGCTGCAACAAGGTATTCATGATCGACCGATATCTGCAGCGACATGTGAAGCTCATCCACACAG AGGTACGCAATTACATCTGTGATGAATGTGGGCAGACCTTCAAGCAGCGGAAGCACCTTCTTGTCCACCAGATGCGCCACTCGGGAGCCAAGCCACTGCA gtGTGAGGTGTGTGGGTTCCAGTGCAGGCAACGAGCATCCCTCAAGTACCATATGaccaaacacaaagcagagactGAGCTGGACTTCGCCTGTGACCAGTGCGGCCGGCGGTTTGAAAAGGCCCACAACCTCAACGTGCACATGTCCATGGTACATCCTCTGACCCAGACCCAGGACAAAGCCCTGCCTCTGGAAGCAGAGCCGCCACCTGGGCCTCGGAGCCTCTCTGGGACCATGGAGGGCCAGGCTGTGAAGCCTGAACCTACCTGA
- the Znf276 gene encoding zinc finger protein 276 isoform X1 translates to MKRDRLGRFLSPGMARQRGGSGGSCGSGRTRGRPSRTGGASADGAAAQLSWGSTRSCGDTGEDGTDEAGAGRTLAMGHCRLCHGKFSSRSLRSISDRVPGETSERLSPGERVFIRDFQRLLGVAVHQDPALPQFVCKNCYTQFYQCHSLLRSFLQRVNVSPAGQRKPCTKVGVQPPTVAEEGACMAELITSSPRCLHGLVGWVHEHAVSCGSLPSLQRTLSSEYCGIIQAVWGCDQGHDFTMDTDSSCRALFLDNALAVKWAWGKEISPQLAQNSESNPTGAASQLCQARETQVGSETKTLPSVDVALLHSHGDSVGPGLGPCTQPNLAPSEAPGQLGETQVPSSTSDDRVKDEFSDLSEGDFLSEDENDKKQTPQSSDESFEPYPEKKVSGKKSEGKEAKRPEEPKIRKKPGPKPGWKKKLRCEREELPTIYKCPYQGCTAVYRGADGMKKHIKEHHEEVRERPCPHPGCNKVFMIDRYLQRHVKLIHTEVRNYICDECGQTFKQRKHLLVHQMRHSGAKPLQCEVCGFQCRQRASLKYHMTKHKAETELDFACDQCGRRFEKAHNLNVHMSMVHPLTQTQDKALPLEAEPPPGPRSLSGTMEGQAVKPEPT, encoded by the exons CCGCTTCCTGTCTCCTGGAATGGCTCGGCAGCGCGGGGGTTCGGGCGGCAGCTGTGGAAGCGGTCGGACTCGGGGTCGCCCTTCTCGCACCGGGGGAGCGAGCGCTGACGGGGCAGCTGCCCAACTCAGCTGGGGCTCGACGCGCTCCTGCGGGGACACGGGCGAGGACGGGACAGACGAAGCAG GAGCAGGACGAACTCTTGCTATGGGGCATTGTCGCCTCTGCCATGGGAAGTTTTCCTCACGGAGCCTCCGAAGCATCTCTGACAGAGTGCCTGGGGAGACCTCAGAGAGACTGTCCCCAGGGGAGCGTGTCTTCATTAGGGACTTCCAGCGTCTGCTGGGTGTTGCTGTGCACCAGGACCCAGCCCTGCCTCAGTTTGTCTGCAAGAACTGCTACACCCAATTCTATCAGTGCCATAGCCTTCTCAGGTCCTTCTTACAGAGAGTCAATGTCTCCCCAGCTGGCCAGCGGAAGCCTTGTACAAA GGTTGGTGTTCAGCCTCCCACAGTGGCAGAGGAGGGAGCATGCATGG CTGAACTGATCACCTCCAGCCCTCGATGTCTGCACGGCTTGGTGGGCTGGGTGCATGAGCATGCAGTCAGCTGTGGGTCGCTACCCAGCCTCCAGAGGACACTATCCTCTGAGTACTGTGGCATCATCCAGGCTGTGTGGGGCTGCGACCAGGGCCACGACTTCACCATGGACACAGACTCCAGCTGCAGGGCTCTCTTTCTGGACAATGCGTTAGCAGTGAAATGGGCTTGGGGCAAGGAGATATCACCacagctggcccagaactcagagtCAAACCCCACAGGAGCTGCCTCTCAGCTCTGCCAGGCCAGAGAAACCCAAGTTGGATCTGAGACCAAGACACTGCCCAGTGTGGATGTGGCCCTGCTGCACTCACATGGAGACTCTGTGGGACCTGGGCTAGGCCCCTGTACACAGCCAAACTTGGCTCCCAGTGAGGCCCCAG GGCAACTGGGTGAGACGCAGGTTCCATCGTCAACCTCGGATGATCGGGTAAAAGACGAGTTCAGTGACCTTTCTGAGGG AGATTTCCTGAGCGAAGATGAGAATGATAAGAAACAAACCCCACAGTCCTCGGATGAGTCCTTTGAGCCTTACCCAGAAAAGAA GGTCTCTGGTAAGAAGAGTGAAGGCAAAGAAGCCAAGAGGCCTGAAGAGCCCAAAATCAGAAAGAAGCCTGGGCCCAAGCCTGGATGGAAGAAAAAGCTCCGCTGTGAGAG GGAGGAGCTACCCACCATCTACAAGTGTCCTTACCAGGGCTGCACAGCTGTATACCGTGGGGCTGACGGCATGAAG AAGCACATCAAGGAGCACCATGAGGAGGTCCGGGAAAGGCCCTGCCCACACCCTGGCTGCAACAAGGTATTCATGATCGACCGATATCTGCAGCGACATGTGAAGCTCATCCACACAG AGGTACGCAATTACATCTGTGATGAATGTGGGCAGACCTTCAAGCAGCGGAAGCACCTTCTTGTCCACCAGATGCGCCACTCGGGAGCCAAGCCACTGCA gtGTGAGGTGTGTGGGTTCCAGTGCAGGCAACGAGCATCCCTCAAGTACCATATGaccaaacacaaagcagagactGAGCTGGACTTCGCCTGTGACCAGTGCGGCCGGCGGTTTGAAAAGGCCCACAACCTCAACGTGCACATGTCCATGGTACATCCTCTGACCCAGACCCAGGACAAAGCCCTGCCTCTGGAAGCAGAGCCGCCACCTGGGCCTCGGAGCCTCTCTGGGACCATGGAGGGCCAGGCTGTGAAGCCTGAACCTACCTGA
- the Znf276 gene encoding zinc finger protein 276 isoform X3 — MKRDRLGRFLSPGMARQRGGSGGSCGSGRTRGRPSRTGGASADGAAAQLSWGSTRSCGDTGEDGTDEAGAGRTLAMGHCRLCHGKFSSRSLRSISDRVPGETSERLSPGERVFIRDFQRLLGVAVHQDPALPQFVCKNCYTQFYQCHSLLRSFLQRVNVSPAGQRKPCTKVGVQPPTVAEEGACMAELITSSPRCLHGLVGWVHEHAVSCGSLPSLQRTLSSEYCGIIQAVWGCDQGHDFTMDTDSSCRALFLDNALAVKWAWGKEISPQLAQNSESNPTGAASQLCQARETQVGSETKTLPSVDVALLHSHGDSVGPGLGPCTQPNLAPSEAPGQLGETQVPSSTSDDRVKDEFSDLSEGDFLSEDENDKKQTPQSSDESFEPYPEKKVSGKKSEGKEAKRPEEPKIRKKPGPKPGWKKKLRCEREELPTIYKCPYQGCTAVYRGADGMKKHIKEHHEEVRERPCPHPGCNKVFMIDRYLQRHVKLIHTDWALVVAGAHTPLVLQRYAITSVMNVGRPSSSGSTFLSTRCATREPSHCSVRCVGSSAGNEHPSSTI; from the exons CCGCTTCCTGTCTCCTGGAATGGCTCGGCAGCGCGGGGGTTCGGGCGGCAGCTGTGGAAGCGGTCGGACTCGGGGTCGCCCTTCTCGCACCGGGGGAGCGAGCGCTGACGGGGCAGCTGCCCAACTCAGCTGGGGCTCGACGCGCTCCTGCGGGGACACGGGCGAGGACGGGACAGACGAAGCAG GAGCAGGACGAACTCTTGCTATGGGGCATTGTCGCCTCTGCCATGGGAAGTTTTCCTCACGGAGCCTCCGAAGCATCTCTGACAGAGTGCCTGGGGAGACCTCAGAGAGACTGTCCCCAGGGGAGCGTGTCTTCATTAGGGACTTCCAGCGTCTGCTGGGTGTTGCTGTGCACCAGGACCCAGCCCTGCCTCAGTTTGTCTGCAAGAACTGCTACACCCAATTCTATCAGTGCCATAGCCTTCTCAGGTCCTTCTTACAGAGAGTCAATGTCTCCCCAGCTGGCCAGCGGAAGCCTTGTACAAA GGTTGGTGTTCAGCCTCCCACAGTGGCAGAGGAGGGAGCATGCATGG CTGAACTGATCACCTCCAGCCCTCGATGTCTGCACGGCTTGGTGGGCTGGGTGCATGAGCATGCAGTCAGCTGTGGGTCGCTACCCAGCCTCCAGAGGACACTATCCTCTGAGTACTGTGGCATCATCCAGGCTGTGTGGGGCTGCGACCAGGGCCACGACTTCACCATGGACACAGACTCCAGCTGCAGGGCTCTCTTTCTGGACAATGCGTTAGCAGTGAAATGGGCTTGGGGCAAGGAGATATCACCacagctggcccagaactcagagtCAAACCCCACAGGAGCTGCCTCTCAGCTCTGCCAGGCCAGAGAAACCCAAGTTGGATCTGAGACCAAGACACTGCCCAGTGTGGATGTGGCCCTGCTGCACTCACATGGAGACTCTGTGGGACCTGGGCTAGGCCCCTGTACACAGCCAAACTTGGCTCCCAGTGAGGCCCCAG GGCAACTGGGTGAGACGCAGGTTCCATCGTCAACCTCGGATGATCGGGTAAAAGACGAGTTCAGTGACCTTTCTGAGGG AGATTTCCTGAGCGAAGATGAGAATGATAAGAAACAAACCCCACAGTCCTCGGATGAGTCCTTTGAGCCTTACCCAGAAAAGAA GGTCTCTGGTAAGAAGAGTGAAGGCAAAGAAGCCAAGAGGCCTGAAGAGCCCAAAATCAGAAAGAAGCCTGGGCCCAAGCCTGGATGGAAGAAAAAGCTCCGCTGTGAGAG GGAGGAGCTACCCACCATCTACAAGTGTCCTTACCAGGGCTGCACAGCTGTATACCGTGGGGCTGACGGCATGAAG AAGCACATCAAGGAGCACCATGAGGAGGTCCGGGAAAGGCCCTGCCCACACCCTGGCTGCAACAAGGTATTCATGATCGACCGATATCTGCAGCGACATGTGAAGCTCATCCACACAG ATTGGGCATTGGTGGTGGCTGGTGCTCACACTCCTCTGGTCTTGCAGAGGTACGCAATTACATCTGTGATGAATGTGGGCAGACCTTCAAGCAGCGGAAGCACCTTCTTGTCCACCAGATGCGCCACTCGGGAGCCAAGCCACTGCA gtGTGAGGTGTGTGGGTTCCAGTGCAGGCAACGAGCATCCCTCAAGTACCATATGa
- the Znf276 gene encoding zinc finger protein 276 isoform X2: MKRDRLGRFLSPGMARQRGGSGGSCGSGRTRGRPSRTGGASADGAAAQLSWGSTRSCGDTGEDGTDEAGAGRTLAMGHCRLCHGKFSSRSLRSISDRVPGETSERLSPGERVFIRDFQRLLGVAVHQDPALPQFVCKNCYTQFYQCHSLLRSFLQRVNVSPAGQRKPCTKVGVQPPTVAEEGACMAELITSSPRCLHGLVGWVHEHAVSCGSLPSLQRTLSSEYCGIIQAVWGCDQGHDFTMDTDSSCRALFLDNALAVKWAWGKEISPQLAQNSESNPTGAASQLCQARETQVGSETKTLPSVDVALLHSHGDSVGPGLGPCTQPNLAPSEAPGQLGETQVPSSTSDDRVKDEFSDLSEGDFLSEDENDKKQTPQSSDESFEPYPEKKVSGKKSEGKEAKRPEEPKIRKKPGPKPGWKKKLRCEREELPTIYKCPYQGCTAVYRGADGMKKHIKEHHEEVRERPCPHPGCNKVFMIDRYLQRHVKLIHTDWALVVAGAHTPLVLQRYAITSVMNVGRPSSSGSTFLSTRCATREPSHCSKCGLGTSCDWDKVQLTLPASALQV; the protein is encoded by the exons CCGCTTCCTGTCTCCTGGAATGGCTCGGCAGCGCGGGGGTTCGGGCGGCAGCTGTGGAAGCGGTCGGACTCGGGGTCGCCCTTCTCGCACCGGGGGAGCGAGCGCTGACGGGGCAGCTGCCCAACTCAGCTGGGGCTCGACGCGCTCCTGCGGGGACACGGGCGAGGACGGGACAGACGAAGCAG GAGCAGGACGAACTCTTGCTATGGGGCATTGTCGCCTCTGCCATGGGAAGTTTTCCTCACGGAGCCTCCGAAGCATCTCTGACAGAGTGCCTGGGGAGACCTCAGAGAGACTGTCCCCAGGGGAGCGTGTCTTCATTAGGGACTTCCAGCGTCTGCTGGGTGTTGCTGTGCACCAGGACCCAGCCCTGCCTCAGTTTGTCTGCAAGAACTGCTACACCCAATTCTATCAGTGCCATAGCCTTCTCAGGTCCTTCTTACAGAGAGTCAATGTCTCCCCAGCTGGCCAGCGGAAGCCTTGTACAAA GGTTGGTGTTCAGCCTCCCACAGTGGCAGAGGAGGGAGCATGCATGG CTGAACTGATCACCTCCAGCCCTCGATGTCTGCACGGCTTGGTGGGCTGGGTGCATGAGCATGCAGTCAGCTGTGGGTCGCTACCCAGCCTCCAGAGGACACTATCCTCTGAGTACTGTGGCATCATCCAGGCTGTGTGGGGCTGCGACCAGGGCCACGACTTCACCATGGACACAGACTCCAGCTGCAGGGCTCTCTTTCTGGACAATGCGTTAGCAGTGAAATGGGCTTGGGGCAAGGAGATATCACCacagctggcccagaactcagagtCAAACCCCACAGGAGCTGCCTCTCAGCTCTGCCAGGCCAGAGAAACCCAAGTTGGATCTGAGACCAAGACACTGCCCAGTGTGGATGTGGCCCTGCTGCACTCACATGGAGACTCTGTGGGACCTGGGCTAGGCCCCTGTACACAGCCAAACTTGGCTCCCAGTGAGGCCCCAG GGCAACTGGGTGAGACGCAGGTTCCATCGTCAACCTCGGATGATCGGGTAAAAGACGAGTTCAGTGACCTTTCTGAGGG AGATTTCCTGAGCGAAGATGAGAATGATAAGAAACAAACCCCACAGTCCTCGGATGAGTCCTTTGAGCCTTACCCAGAAAAGAA GGTCTCTGGTAAGAAGAGTGAAGGCAAAGAAGCCAAGAGGCCTGAAGAGCCCAAAATCAGAAAGAAGCCTGGGCCCAAGCCTGGATGGAAGAAAAAGCTCCGCTGTGAGAG GGAGGAGCTACCCACCATCTACAAGTGTCCTTACCAGGGCTGCACAGCTGTATACCGTGGGGCTGACGGCATGAAG AAGCACATCAAGGAGCACCATGAGGAGGTCCGGGAAAGGCCCTGCCCACACCCTGGCTGCAACAAGGTATTCATGATCGACCGATATCTGCAGCGACATGTGAAGCTCATCCACACAG ATTGGGCATTGGTGGTGGCTGGTGCTCACACTCCTCTGGTCTTGCAGAGGTACGCAATTACATCTGTGATGAATGTGGGCAGACCTTCAAGCAGCGGAAGCACCTTCTTGTCCACCAGATGCGCCACTCGGGAGCCAAGCCACTGCAGTAAGTGTGGGCTGGGCACTTCTTGTGACTGGGACAAGGTGCAGCTTAccttacctgcctctgccctccaggtGTGA